Proteins from one Chroococcidiopsis sp. CCMEE 29 genomic window:
- a CDS encoding FAD-dependent hydroxylase, with protein sequence MALEHSQSVLLSYTSKSQVVYDYDLAIVGGGIIGLTLACALKDSGLSVVLIEAKPYSVAAAKGQAYVVHLISERILKGIGVWDKILPQIATFSQVRLSDADYPDIVEFHPADLGTEVLGYVAEHQALLKPLQEFLQECPNVTYLCPAEVVRTQYEPTGVEISLKVGDESQKIRTQLIVAADGTRSRIREAAGIKTHGWQYWQSCIVAFVKPEKPHNNTAYERFWPSGPFAILPLPGNRCRIVWTAPHAEAKALVALDDRQFLVELSRRYGDQMGRLELEGDRFVFPVQLMQSDRYVLPRLALIGDAAHCCHPVGGQGLNMGIRDAAALAQVLKTACDQGEDIGDLQILKRYERWRQRENLTILGFTDLLDRMFSNNWLPIVMIRRIGLWVLRRVHPVKTYALQLMTGLRGRSPEIAERF encoded by the coding sequence ATGGCGCTGGAGCACTCGCAATCAGTTTTGCTCTCTTACACCAGTAAATCCCAGGTAGTTTATGACTATGACTTAGCAATCGTGGGCGGTGGAATTATTGGATTAACGCTTGCCTGTGCTTTAAAAGATTCTGGGCTGAGTGTAGTCCTGATTGAGGCAAAACCCTATTCTGTAGCAGCAGCAAAGGGGCAAGCGTATGTAGTTCATTTAATATCAGAGCGTATTCTCAAGGGGATTGGAGTTTGGGATAAAATCCTGCCGCAGATCGCTACTTTCTCCCAAGTGCGCCTTTCAGATGCCGATTATCCGGATATAGTTGAGTTTCACCCAGCAGATTTGGGTACTGAGGTGCTGGGTTATGTGGCAGAACACCAAGCCTTGCTAAAGCCTTTGCAGGAGTTTTTACAGGAGTGTCCAAATGTTACATACCTGTGTCCAGCTGAGGTGGTGAGAACTCAGTATGAGCCAACTGGAGTTGAGATTTCGTTGAAGGTGGGCGATGAATCTCAGAAAATTAGAACTCAATTAATTGTGGCAGCAGATGGGACCCGATCGCGCATCCGCGAAGCTGCTGGTATCAAAACACATGGCTGGCAATACTGGCAATCTTGCATTGTCGCCTTTGTTAAACCGGAAAAGCCTCACAACAATACTGCCTACGAACGCTTTTGGCCTAGTGGTCCGTTTGCAATTTTACCCCTACCAGGGAACCGTTGCCGCATCGTCTGGACAGCACCCCATGCGGAAGCAAAAGCTTTAGTCGCTTTGGACGATCGGCAATTTTTAGTAGAATTGAGTCGTCGTTATGGCGATCAGATGGGGCGGTTGGAACTGGAGGGCGATCGCTTTGTTTTCCCAGTACAATTAATGCAGAGCGATCGCTACGTTTTGCCGAGACTTGCCTTAATTGGTGATGCGGCTCATTGCTGTCATCCCGTCGGCGGACAGGGATTAAATATGGGTATCCGAGATGCAGCTGCTTTGGCTCAAGTCCTGAAAACTGCCTGCGATCAAGGTGAAGATATTGGGGATTTGCAGATACTCAAGCGTTATGAACGCTGGCGTCAGCGAGAGAATCTGACAATTTTAGGTTTCACTGATTTGCTCGATCGGATGTTTTCTAACAATTGGTTGCCGATAGTAATGATCCGCCGGATCGGGTTATGGGTGTTAAGGCGAGTGCATCCAGTTAAAACCTATGCGCTGCAACTGATGACAGGTTTGAGAGGGCGTTCTCCTGAAATTGCTGAGCGATTTTAG
- a CDS encoding YebC/PmpR family DNA-binding transcriptional regulator, producing the protein MAGHSKWANIKRQKARVDAVRGKTFTQLSRAIIVAARNGVPDPAGNFQLRTAIEKAKAAGIPNENIERAIAKGAGTFGGDSANLEAIRYEGYGPGGVAILIEALTDNRNRTAADLRAAFSKNSGNLGETGCVSWMFEHKGVVVIVGSVEEDELLEASLEGGAESYELNEDSDSAEVFTEVGNLEVLSQLLRDQGFTVSEVELRWIPSTTVEVSDPDQARSLLKLIDTLESLDDVQNVTANFEMADELMAVSMV; encoded by the coding sequence ATGGCTGGACATAGTAAGTGGGCGAATATTAAGCGTCAAAAGGCAAGAGTGGATGCGGTGAGAGGGAAGACTTTCACCCAGCTGTCGCGGGCGATTATTGTTGCGGCTAGAAATGGAGTACCAGATCCAGCAGGTAATTTTCAGTTACGGACAGCAATTGAAAAGGCGAAGGCAGCGGGGATTCCAAATGAGAATATTGAACGAGCGATCGCCAAGGGTGCTGGCACATTCGGTGGGGACAGTGCGAATCTAGAAGCTATTCGCTATGAGGGTTATGGTCCCGGAGGTGTAGCTATTTTAATTGAAGCACTCACCGATAACCGCAATCGCACGGCAGCAGACTTAAGAGCGGCATTTAGTAAAAACAGTGGAAATCTTGGTGAAACTGGCTGTGTTAGCTGGATGTTTGAACACAAAGGCGTAGTGGTAATTGTCGGTTCTGTGGAGGAAGACGAACTATTGGAAGCTTCCCTGGAAGGCGGTGCTGAATCCTACGAACTGAATGAGGATAGTGATTCAGCTGAGGTGTTTACTGAGGTGGGAAATCTGGAAGTGCTTAGTCAGCTGCTTAGAGACCAAGGCTTTACAGTCAGTGAGGTAGAATTACGCTGGATTCCCAGTACCACGGTGGAAGTAAGCGATCCAGATCAGGCGCGATCGCTGTTGAAGTTAATCGATACCCTGGAATCCTTGGATGATGTGCAAAACGTTACTGCTAACTTTGAGATGGCGGATGAGCTGATGGCAGTGAGTATGGTTTAA
- a CDS encoding carbohydrate ABC transporter permease encodes MKRFRWLKAILYTLLGLYAVITFLPFAWALSASFKPLSEIISGGVNFIPQRFTLENYQKIFVQEPLFGRWLLNSSVVAIFVTIFNLLFNSMAGYALARIQFPGNQLLFFLVLAVLMIPGQVTLIPTFLILKSLGWLNSYQGLIVPNVVNATFIFMMRQFFVHFPKDLEEAAALDGLGYLETFFKIVLPLAKPALAAQAIFIFMGTWNNFLMPLVILSNAEMFTLPLGLNMFKGQYISYWNYIMAASMMFTLPALLIYAFFNRYFIQGVTFTGSK; translated from the coding sequence GTGAAGCGCTTTCGCTGGTTAAAAGCAATTTTGTACACCCTATTAGGGTTGTATGCAGTTATTACTTTTTTGCCTTTCGCTTGGGCGCTTTCTGCTTCGTTTAAACCCTTATCAGAAATCATATCTGGTGGAGTAAATTTTATTCCCCAGCGTTTTACTCTGGAGAACTACCAGAAAATTTTTGTTCAAGAACCGCTGTTTGGGCGTTGGTTATTAAATAGTAGTGTGGTAGCTATCTTTGTAACTATTTTCAATCTACTGTTTAATTCTATGGCTGGCTATGCTCTAGCAAGAATTCAATTTCCGGGAAATCAGTTATTATTTTTTCTAGTATTAGCGGTTTTAATGATTCCTGGACAAGTCACGCTGATTCCCACTTTTTTAATCTTAAAATCGTTGGGTTGGTTGAATTCATACCAAGGGTTGATTGTGCCAAATGTTGTGAATGCAACCTTCATATTTATGATGCGACAATTTTTTGTACATTTTCCTAAAGACTTAGAAGAAGCAGCAGCACTGGATGGTTTGGGTTATTTAGAAACTTTCTTTAAAATTGTGCTGCCGTTGGCAAAACCAGCTTTAGCAGCACAGGCAATATTTATTTTTATGGGTACGTGGAATAATTTCTTAATGCCGTTGGTGATTTTGTCTAATGCAGAAATGTTTACTTTGCCATTGGGTTTAAACATGTTTAAGGGGCAATATATTAGTTATTGGAACTATATTATGGCTGCCTCAATGATGTTTACTCTACCCGCACTTTTGATTTATGCCTTTTTCAATCGCTACTTTATTCAGGGGGTAACATTTACTGGTAGTAAGTGA
- a CDS encoding sugar ABC transporter permease: protein MVKSVSRFKSSDTLAGYIFMAPTIIILGVFLMLPILIAVVLAFHKIQLLGEFGYRFNQLNNFIRMISDERVWIALRNTAEYVAIVVPTQTILALILAVILNAKIKGKNWFRIIFFMPTVTSSAVLTLVFMWIYNSNGLLNNFLAFLGLPTYNWIGDPAVALKAIMLMNIWATAPLFMVIYLAALQDIPESLYEAATIDGATWWEKFIFITLPFLKPVTFFVLVMGIIGTFQLFDQSYIFSRGTGGPDNSTLTVVLLVYQYAFRNVDMGYAAALALLLAVAIMVVTLIQRYWFKEERFS, encoded by the coding sequence ATGGTGAAATCTGTATCAAGATTTAAAAGCAGCGATACCTTAGCCGGTTATATTTTTATGGCTCCCACCATTATTATTTTGGGAGTATTTTTGATGCTACCTATTCTGATTGCAGTCGTTCTGGCATTTCATAAAATTCAGTTACTTGGTGAATTTGGCTATCGCTTCAACCAGTTGAATAACTTCATCCGAATGATAAGTGATGAACGAGTATGGATTGCCTTGAGGAATACGGCTGAGTATGTAGCGATCGTTGTGCCGACTCAAACAATCCTCGCGCTTATTTTAGCCGTGATACTAAATGCCAAGATAAAAGGAAAAAACTGGTTTCGAATTATTTTCTTTATGCCAACTGTGACTTCATCAGCAGTATTAACACTAGTTTTTATGTGGATTTATAACTCTAATGGCTTATTAAATAATTTCTTGGCTTTCTTAGGTTTACCAACTTACAACTGGATTGGTGACCCTGCTGTGGCACTTAAAGCTATCATGCTCATGAATATTTGGGCAACTGCTCCCTTATTTATGGTGATTTATTTAGCAGCATTACAAGATATTCCCGAAAGCCTTTATGAAGCAGCAACGATTGATGGCGCAACTTGGTGGGAAAAATTTATATTTATTACATTGCCATTTCTAAAACCCGTGACTTTTTTCGTTTTAGTTATGGGGATTATCGGTACATTCCAATTGTTCGATCAATCTTACATCTTTTCTCGCGGTACAGGTGGTCCTGACAACTCTACTCTGACAGTTGTACTTTTAGTTTATCAGTATGCCTTTAGGAATGTAGATATGGGTTATGCAGCAGCACTAGCTTTGTTGTTAGCAGTGGCAATTATGGTTGTAACCCTGATTCAACGCTACTGGTTTAAAGAAGAAAGATTTAGTTAG
- a CDS encoding ABC transporter substrate-binding protein → MGKRILAFIALFILGIITFTGCSAARQLPQNGIGTVTLSGWSNLNEKQLLQQVLKNFEVKHPHIKVQYDIVADEYMDVLKTRLIGETAADVFYLDAFAAPEIMIPGVLEPLDNYITDEFDLADFNPTFLQAFQQNSKIYGLPKDFSTLALFYNKKAFQAAGISQPPKTWKELREYSKKLTIDKNNDGRIDQHDFGVIPEIARQAFMIQAFGGELTNSDGKATFASSESLKGLQMIIDQYRHDKSSAQPSDVGTNSGSEMFGQEKVAMVIEGPWLIPYLKETFPNVEYAVAEVPTVNNQKGTMAYTVAYVMNQRSKHKSEAWKLISYLTGKEGMQAWTSHGSVFPTRKSVTTALGYDKNPLYSPFIAGAAYATIWQAGKNLPTISNNFNNQFISAMLGQQSLTDAMAKAELSANREIVLAE, encoded by the coding sequence ATGGGGAAAAGAATCTTGGCATTTATTGCCCTGTTCATCCTAGGGATAATTACCTTCACAGGCTGTAGTGCTGCTAGACAATTACCTCAGAACGGCATTGGTACAGTAACGCTTAGTGGTTGGAGCAACCTAAACGAGAAACAACTGCTACAACAGGTACTGAAAAACTTTGAAGTTAAACATCCGCATATCAAAGTTCAGTACGACATAGTTGCAGATGAATACATGGATGTTCTCAAAACAAGACTGATCGGCGAGACAGCAGCCGACGTATTTTATTTAGATGCTTTTGCTGCGCCAGAAATTATGATTCCTGGGGTGCTAGAACCACTGGATAATTACATTACAGACGAATTCGATCTTGCTGATTTTAATCCAACGTTTCTCCAGGCTTTTCAGCAGAATAGCAAAATTTACGGCTTACCAAAAGATTTTTCTACCCTTGCCCTTTTTTATAATAAGAAAGCCTTCCAAGCAGCGGGAATATCCCAGCCTCCCAAAACGTGGAAAGAACTGCGCGAATACTCCAAAAAACTGACGATTGATAAAAATAATGATGGCAGAATTGACCAACATGATTTTGGTGTTATTCCAGAAATTGCTCGACAAGCATTTATGATTCAAGCCTTTGGTGGTGAGTTAACTAACTCAGATGGCAAAGCGACATTCGCCTCATCAGAGAGTTTAAAAGGTTTACAAATGATTATCGATCAGTATCGCCATGATAAATCATCTGCTCAACCTTCTGATGTTGGTACAAACTCAGGGAGTGAAATGTTTGGTCAAGAAAAAGTTGCAATGGTGATTGAAGGTCCTTGGTTAATTCCTTATCTAAAAGAGACTTTTCCAAACGTTGAATACGCAGTTGCTGAAGTTCCTACGGTAAATAATCAAAAAGGAACAATGGCTTATACAGTTGCTTATGTGATGAATCAGCGATCAAAGCATAAATCAGAAGCATGGAAATTGATTTCCTACTTAACTGGTAAAGAGGGAATGCAAGCATGGACAAGTCACGGTTCCGTTTTCCCGACTCGGAAATCTGTGACTACTGCGCTAGGATATGACAAAAATCCGCTTTACTCTCCTTTTATTGCTGGTGCGGCTTATGCCACTATTTGGCAAGCAGGAAAGAATTTGCCAACGATATCGAATAATTTCAATAATCAGTTTATCAGCGCCATGTTGGGTCAACAATCTTTAACCGATGCAATGGCAAAGGCAGAGTTATCAGCAAACAGGGAAATTGTATTAGCTGAGTGA
- a CDS encoding metalloregulator ArsR/SmtB family transcription factor, translating into MSKKAQTQTTAVRTRRAIVNLLKQAGAMDAAELSSHLGISAMAVRQHLYALQAEQLVTYQEEARDMGRPAKLWQLTSAANHLFPEAYAELSLSLIQSVMEAFGEAGLERLLAIRTRQQMEAYGQQMEGQESLEQRLKTLVEIRTSEGYMAEVQPQADGSFLLLENHCPICAAATACMGLCAKELEIFESVLGENAAIQRTEHIVAGARRCAYQVSSKAKSD; encoded by the coding sequence ATGTCAAAGAAAGCACAAACTCAAACAACTGCGGTTCGCACGCGGCGAGCAATTGTTAACTTGCTCAAGCAAGCAGGGGCAATGGATGCAGCCGAGTTATCATCGCATTTAGGCATCTCTGCAATGGCGGTTCGTCAACACTTGTATGCCCTGCAAGCAGAACAGCTCGTCACCTACCAAGAAGAAGCTCGCGACATGGGGCGACCCGCTAAGCTATGGCAGCTTACGTCGGCTGCAAATCACCTCTTTCCTGAAGCATATGCCGAGTTGAGCCTGAGCTTAATTCAGTCGGTAATGGAGGCATTTGGTGAAGCAGGGCTAGAACGCTTGTTGGCGATTAGAACCCGTCAGCAGATGGAAGCTTATGGTCAGCAGATGGAGGGTCAAGAGTCTCTGGAGCAACGGCTAAAAACCCTAGTTGAGATCCGAACTAGTGAAGGGTATATGGCGGAAGTGCAGCCACAAGCAGATGGTTCATTTCTATTGCTTGAAAACCACTGTCCGATTTGCGCTGCTGCAACTGCCTGTATGGGACTGTGTGCTAAAGAGCTAGAAATATTTGAGTCAGTTCTGGGTGAGAATGCAGCTATTCAACGAACTGAACATATTGTCGCTGGTGCGCGCCGTTGTGCCTATCAAGTTTCGTCTAAAGCAAAATCCGATTAA
- a CDS encoding ABC transporter substrate-binding protein, with the protein MPRVRLLILLVVGILLLAGCQFLPSRSEAAGVTRITLWQGVNPPPNRDVLQVLVDRFNREHPDIKVESLYVGQAEQQLPKILAAVVGNAPPDLLWFNATITGQLVELDAIRPLDDLLTASPVRDEIDPALFQSMQYQGHTWSVPFGTNNVGVFYRPSLFKAAGITQLPQTWEELRQVARQLTLDKDGDNRIDQHGMLLPLGKGEFAVFLWLPFMWSGGGELVSGNQTAKTPSYNLVNQGAIAALQFWQDLLADGSAVLSLPERGFELDGFLAGKVAMQLTGPWTLGQLKATGVDFGVFPIPAQERHATAIGGENLFVFKTTPEREKAALKFAEYVVSQQFQTEWAIGTGYLPVNLKARRSDRYQAFAAEQPAVEVFLAQAEYGRSRPIFLGYNRLSESLGRALEAVLLGKSSPVEALKTAQKRLDLIFQ; encoded by the coding sequence ATGCCAAGGGTAAGGTTACTGATTTTACTAGTTGTAGGAATATTGCTTTTAGCAGGATGTCAATTTCTGCCTAGCCGTTCTGAAGCTGCTGGGGTTACTAGAATAACGCTATGGCAGGGTGTGAATCCGCCGCCGAATCGAGATGTACTGCAAGTGCTGGTGGATCGGTTTAATCGAGAGCATCCTGATATTAAGGTCGAATCGCTGTATGTAGGACAAGCAGAACAGCAACTGCCCAAGATTTTGGCAGCGGTGGTGGGGAATGCCCCGCCAGATTTATTGTGGTTTAATGCCACAATTACAGGTCAACTGGTGGAACTGGATGCAATTCGACCTTTGGATGATTTGCTGACAGCCTCACCCGTGCGAGATGAAATTGATCCAGCTTTATTCCAGTCGATGCAGTACCAGGGTCATACTTGGTCAGTACCCTTTGGGACGAATAATGTGGGAGTTTTTTATCGTCCCAGCTTATTTAAGGCAGCGGGAATTACTCAATTACCCCAAACCTGGGAAGAGTTGCGGCAGGTTGCGCGCCAGTTAACTCTTGATAAAGACGGTGACAACCGAATTGATCAACATGGGATGCTGCTGCCTCTGGGCAAGGGGGAGTTTGCAGTGTTTCTGTGGCTGCCATTTATGTGGAGTGGCGGTGGTGAGTTAGTGAGTGGCAATCAAACAGCAAAAACGCCATCCTATAATTTGGTAAATCAAGGTGCGATCGCCGCCCTTCAGTTCTGGCAAGATTTACTTGCAGACGGTTCAGCCGTTTTGTCATTGCCAGAACGCGGCTTTGAACTTGATGGCTTTCTCGCTGGGAAAGTGGCAATGCAACTAACGGGTCCTTGGACACTAGGGCAACTTAAAGCCACTGGTGTTGATTTTGGTGTTTTCCCAATTCCCGCCCAGGAAAGGCACGCCACAGCGATTGGGGGCGAAAATCTATTCGTGTTTAAAACCACACCTGAACGGGAGAAAGCAGCACTGAAGTTTGCTGAGTATGTTGTCAGTCAGCAATTTCAGACCGAGTGGGCAATTGGCACAGGCTATCTGCCAGTCAATCTCAAGGCAAGACGAAGCGATCGCTACCAAGCCTTCGCCGCTGAACAGCCTGCTGTAGAAGTGTTTCTAGCACAAGCAGAGTATGGGCGATCGCGTCCCATTTTCCTTGGTTACAATCGGCTTTCAGAAAGTTTAGGTCGGGCACTTGAGGCAGTTTTACTGGGTAAGAGTTCACCAGTTGAAGCACTCAAAACAGCTCAAAAACGGTTAGACTTAATTTTTCAATAG
- a CDS encoding histidine decarboxylase yields the protein MSSTLLNELSDFFATVKQRTEFHAGYPYNLSYDYTPLFRFLEFSLNNLGDPFIESNYGINSRKFEQEVLDFFANLYKIATNDSWGYITACGTEGNLYGIFVGREVYPDGILYSSQDTHYSVAKAARLFRIEHVVLRSQETGEIEYDHFEEMIRENRGRPAIINLNIGTTMKGAIDNLDVVLDILERNNIQDYYIHCDGALSGMILPFLADAPQVSFTKPIGSISISGHKFIGSPLPCGVVLTRKVFLNKVETNIEYIGSKDTTILGSRNGHSPLFFWYALKTRGHAGLAKEINFCLENAQYLFNKLNLLKYPCMLNKFSNTVVFKKPPEYLIKKWQLAIQGDWVHIVVMQNIDTCKIDKFISDLKDCAINNLRANPKLVSCYISDERLDEQRLAGIL from the coding sequence ATGTCTAGCACACTTCTAAATGAATTGTCAGATTTTTTTGCAACCGTAAAACAAAGAACTGAATTTCATGCCGGATATCCTTACAACTTATCCTATGACTATACTCCCCTGTTCAGATTTCTGGAGTTCTCATTAAATAATTTAGGAGATCCATTTATTGAATCAAATTATGGTATTAATTCTCGTAAATTTGAACAAGAAGTCTTAGATTTCTTTGCAAATCTCTATAAAATTGCAACCAATGATTCATGGGGTTATATTACTGCTTGTGGCACAGAGGGCAATTTGTATGGAATTTTTGTAGGGAGAGAAGTCTATCCTGATGGCATTTTATATTCATCACAAGATACTCATTATTCAGTTGCCAAGGCAGCAAGATTATTTAGAATTGAACACGTAGTTTTACGCTCACAGGAAACAGGAGAAATAGAATATGACCATTTTGAAGAGATGATTCGAGAAAATCGTGGGAGACCGGCGATCATTAATCTAAATATTGGTACCACGATGAAGGGAGCTATTGATAACTTAGATGTAGTACTGGATATTTTGGAGAGAAATAATATCCAAGATTATTACATACATTGTGACGGAGCCCTATCAGGAATGATATTGCCCTTCTTAGCGGATGCACCTCAAGTGAGCTTTACTAAACCAATAGGTAGCATATCTATTTCCGGTCATAAGTTTATCGGCTCTCCCCTGCCTTGCGGTGTTGTGTTAACCAGAAAAGTTTTTCTAAATAAAGTTGAGACAAATATTGAGTACATTGGTTCAAAAGATACAACAATTTTAGGTTCCAGAAATGGTCACTCTCCGCTTTTCTTTTGGTACGCTCTCAAGACAAGAGGTCATGCAGGATTAGCCAAGGAAATTAACTTCTGTCTCGAAAATGCTCAGTATCTTTTTAACAAGCTCAACCTACTGAAATATCCATGTATGCTGAACAAGTTCTCTAATACTGTAGTCTTTAAAAAGCCTCCTGAATACCTGATTAAAAAATGGCAGTTAGCAATTCAAGGTGATTGGGTGCATATCGTGGTTATGCAAAATATAGATACGTGCAAAATAGATAAATTCATTAGTGACCTGAAGGATTGTGCTATTAATAACTTAAGAGCTAATCCTAAGTTGGTCAGTTGCTATATAAGTGATGAAAGGTTAGATGAACAGCGCTTGGCGGGCATTTTGTAG
- a CDS encoding amino acid permease, with translation MSKQKSQGLASYENVNDSYLKRRRLSGSAGWPLLWSLGVGAVISGNFFGWNFGLAAGGFWGLTIATFLMATMYVCIAYSIAELSAALPHAGGFYSFTRNAFGPFLGFICGVTIIIEYVLTPAVIVVGITGYLQPLMPAVPVYLLWLFAYAIFVAINIRSVELTLNVGLILTLVALMVLVIFYLSMVVAGVFSSELLFTIPPEPGQLATWLPKGWQGVFAAIPYAIWFYLAIEQLPLAAEETGDVASNMPKALTLGIFTLIALSLFTLVLNSGVGGGAAAISQSNVPLGAGLESYFGKGSTSNFVTAIALTCGLIASFHTVIYAYGRVLFSLSRAGYLPRWISVTSKNHTPYRALILGAVIGFICALIINISGSGAVGAVLLNMSVFGAVLSYALVMFSYIKLKISRPDLPRPYKSPLGIWGAAIGAFLAILSLFACFSVPTYRPGVWGVSIFLLVAILYFLLYGKNRLVAQAPEEKAALMLKRQA, from the coding sequence ATGTCCAAGCAAAAGTCTCAAGGTCTTGCTTCCTACGAAAATGTTAATGATAGTTATTTAAAGCGGCGGCGACTAAGTGGAAGCGCTGGTTGGCCATTGTTATGGAGCCTAGGTGTCGGCGCTGTTATCTCTGGTAATTTCTTCGGTTGGAACTTCGGTCTGGCCGCAGGTGGGTTTTGGGGACTGACAATCGCTACCTTCTTGATGGCGACCATGTATGTATGCATAGCCTACAGCATTGCGGAACTTTCAGCAGCCCTACCCCATGCGGGCGGCTTCTACTCCTTTACACGCAACGCCTTTGGTCCATTTTTGGGTTTTATCTGTGGTGTAACCATCATTATTGAGTATGTACTTACCCCAGCGGTGATCGTCGTCGGTATCACCGGTTACCTCCAGCCATTGATGCCCGCTGTGCCAGTCTACCTTTTGTGGCTGTTTGCCTACGCTATCTTTGTAGCGATTAATATCCGCAGTGTGGAACTGACTTTGAATGTGGGTCTTATCCTGACTCTAGTAGCGCTTATGGTATTGGTCATATTCTATTTGAGTATGGTAGTAGCGGGTGTTTTCAGCTCGGAACTGCTGTTCACCATTCCTCCTGAGCCAGGGCAATTAGCAACTTGGCTACCTAAAGGTTGGCAGGGTGTTTTTGCAGCTATTCCCTATGCAATCTGGTTCTACCTGGCGATCGAGCAACTCCCACTGGCAGCTGAGGAAACCGGTGACGTGGCTAGTAATATGCCCAAAGCACTGACATTAGGCATCTTCACCCTCATTGCCCTTTCGTTGTTTACCTTGGTGCTTAACTCTGGCGTGGGTGGTGGTGCTGCTGCTATTAGTCAATCAAATGTACCACTGGGAGCTGGGTTAGAGTCATACTTTGGTAAGGGTTCCACCAGCAACTTTGTAACAGCGATCGCGCTGACTTGTGGACTGATTGCTAGCTTCCATACTGTTATCTACGCCTATGGGCGGGTACTCTTCTCTCTTTCCCGTGCCGGGTACCTCCCGCGCTGGATTTCTGTCACTAGCAAAAATCATACGCCTTACAGAGCATTAATTCTAGGTGCAGTAATCGGATTTATCTGTGCACTGATCATTAACATTTCAGGCAGTGGTGCAGTGGGTGCAGTGCTGTTGAATATGTCTGTTTTTGGGGCGGTGCTCTCCTATGCTCTCGTAATGTTCAGCTACATCAAGCTGAAAATCAGTCGTCCTGATTTACCAAGACCTTATAAAAGCCCACTAGGAATTTGGGGTGCCGCTATTGGTGCCTTTTTGGCAATTCTCTCCCTCTTTGCTTGTTTCTCTGTACCTACTTATCGGCCTGGTGTTTGGGGTGTTTCGATCTTCTTGCTCGTGGCGATTCTCTACTTCTTGCTCTACGGAAAAAATCGATTAGTTGCTCAAGCACCTGAGGAAAAGGCAGCGCTGATGCTCAAAAGGCAGGCTTGA
- a CDS encoding glucokinase yields the protein MTLLLAGDIGGTKTILRLVQTLDGESWQNLYEARYRSGDFPDLAPMVQRFLETASGQIGEKMVAQKACFAIAGPIVNNTAKLTNLTWFLDTERLEKELGIASISLINDFAAVGYGVLGLDAVDLYTLQVGKSQPATPIAVIGAGTGLGQGFLIQQRDSYQVFGSEGGHADFAPRSELEFQLLKYLLDKHDIQRVSVERVVSGQGIVAIYQFLRDRQIATESSEIAQVVRTWEQEAGRSEKSVDPAAAIAAAAMEKGDRLSEQTMQMFVEAYGAEAGNLALKLLPYGGLYVAGGIATKILPLMQEGGFLRAFTNKGRMRPLLENVPVHIILNQDVGLIGAALCAARLD from the coding sequence ATGACATTACTTCTGGCAGGAGATATCGGCGGTACCAAAACTATCTTACGGTTGGTGCAAACACTCGATGGTGAGTCATGGCAAAACTTGTATGAAGCTCGCTACCGTAGCGGTGATTTTCCCGATTTAGCGCCAATGGTACAACGGTTTCTAGAAACTGCTAGTGGGCAAATAGGTGAAAAGATGGTGGCTCAAAAGGCTTGTTTTGCGATCGCTGGTCCGATTGTTAATAATACTGCCAAGCTAACCAACTTAACTTGGTTCCTAGATACCGAACGGCTGGAGAAAGAATTAGGTATTGCATCCATCTCTTTGATTAACGACTTTGCCGCTGTTGGTTATGGAGTTTTGGGCTTAGATGCGGTAGATTTGTACACTTTGCAAGTTGGCAAATCACAGCCAGCAACTCCGATAGCCGTAATTGGTGCTGGTACAGGACTGGGACAAGGATTTTTAATTCAACAGAGAGACAGTTATCAGGTTTTTGGCTCTGAAGGTGGACACGCCGACTTTGCTCCCCGTTCTGAGTTGGAATTTCAGTTGTTAAAGTACCTACTTGATAAACATGACATCCAGCGGGTTTCCGTTGAGCGAGTTGTTTCTGGTCAAGGCATTGTAGCAATTTACCAGTTCCTAAGAGATCGACAGATTGCCACTGAATCATCGGAAATCGCGCAAGTAGTTAGAACGTGGGAACAAGAGGCAGGACGAAGTGAAAAGAGCGTTGATCCCGCAGCAGCAATAGCAGCAGCGGCAATGGAAAAGGGCGATCGCTTGTCTGAGCAAACGATGCAGATGTTTGTAGAAGCCTATGGCGCTGAAGCTGGTAATCTTGCCCTGAAACTTTTACCCTATGGGGGACTTTACGTTGCTGGTGGGATCGCTACCAAAATTCTACCTCTAATGCAGGAGGGAGGTTTTTTGCGAGCATTCACCAATAAAGGGCGCATGAGACCCTTACTCGAAAATGTACCCGTGCATATTATTTTGAACCAGGATGTAGGGCTAATTGGAGCTGCACTCTGTGCTGCTAGGTTAGATTGA